aactttaaaacaaaacataaacatcAATACAAATTctacaaactttaaaacaaaaattatattcaaataattttttaactttataagatttttatttaaattttttctgattttccaaaatccaataaaagatctccactcaaataatttcattactattcacaaaattctgagatatttggattgtgtttggttgttgaaccaaactcaactcatctcaaaccaatcttGATAggactcattattttttcaacttctcataaaaaagttaaactcatctcaacctatttcatatattttaacttaaaaagtaAATACATGATTTGAAGCTAAAAAAGTTTAACTAATCTCAATGggacttataaaatattactattcataactcaactcaactcaacttaattcaaatattaaattcatctcagcATCCAAACGTAACTGCGCCTTAAGCGTCCAATCATgccattagaatattatttattattattattattattgttttgagatttgaaaaaattgaattgtttattatattttatgttgagatttaaaaaaattgtaataatgaattgaaatgaattatatTTCCCAACGAAGCCTAAGAATTTCAAAATTGAAGtatagataataataataatctatccaAAAGATGtgaactattttattatttatttactttatataagTTGGGGGTAAAATGAACTTACCAGGCCAATTACCCGGCCCTACACCTACTGTGAACCGCACCAAACACCAGTATACATCGTAACTTAAGCCTAAATTGAGCTTTAGGACAAGCAGCAGCAGAATCGGGCACTAAGGTCACTTCATCGAGCACCACAACCTATGGAACCTacctatatttattatattatatagtcttaATTGATTGAATGCGTCTTGAGGTTGCTCTAGTACTTAGCATTGGATCCATACAAGTTGGATGTATAGCTGCAATTGGAGTTCAGTTTTCAGTCTATGggtatttctctattttcttttttaagttttgtttggATTCATAATTcctcttaattcatctcattttatcattataatttttttaaatttccgtATAGCAGCAATTGGAGTTCAATTTTCAGTTTATgggtttttctattttctttttaggtCTTGTTAGGATTCATAACTCACcgtaactcatctcattttatcattataatttttttaaattttcacataaaatataataaacaattcattttttttaaaatttataaataataataatattaaaaaataatattctataatattttattttactatttataaatcatctcaactcatctttaaattcaaacgcGGCCTAATTGAAAATGAGTAGAAGAGGTAATTATATTATTGGGTAAGAAGGTTCTAGCTAGATGACTGAAAGTCGTGGGTATTAATTAGTCGAGTTTAAAtcataatttagattttaattcTATGTAATTTAATGAATCTATAGGCATAATATGCTGCTAATACTGATAGTACTTCAagatctaatatatatatatatgtcaaactACGTGAGAGTAATCCAATGACTATTGAGACACTGATCAACTTAGCAATATATAGTACTtctcttaattaaattaatcattGTTGAATTAGATTAAAGAAATAGCTAGGTTAATCATGCCCTAATTTAGATTTTACAAGGATCGATCAATGAGATCGATATGGTacttaattaccattttttttaaaaaacatttgatGTAATTAGAAGAGAGACACAATACATAGATATTGCGATATTTAGTACTGATgatatttacttaatttatagacaatattaaattatattaatgtaaGATCTCTATTTATCTTAAACTAATCAATTCATTAATTGCTAGCTATCGCTATCAATTACTATTTTAACGCATGCGGCCTAGTGTTATGATGCTAACATGGAATGGTTCAAAAATGGAAgggtttaaaagaataaaaaaatagatcagcCAGTTGCaatttttagtttataataattacaatttttttaagaacGAAACACCATTGATCAgagaattaataaattatacaaaattttggcTGAATATTTAAACTGTTACCCTAACTAATTGTAGGAAAATTAATAcgatgaattttaaaatatcaatgAACAGTTGACTTGAAAGAATAATTGATGGCATCTTAAAGTTTATTTCCTAATCCTAATCAATTTGTAATTTTCCTGTACTATAACCAAGGAGATTAATTACATATAGGTTAAATGCATTATTAGTAGTTCTTGCGTTTTACaacaatttttctattcatattatGATTTCTtattatctaaaataaaaaatattgtgtttgtcttcaagttaataatattttagcaataaaaaaaatcacataaaagtaaactcataaactaacGTAACTTGATGtagtacattagattgtaaatctACTTTTATTACCAAGTAGATcgtttaacatatcatatgaagtaATATcagtttgtatttattttttcgaaATTTCTCTATGGCTTTAGCATTTGTCTTAAAttaatacacatacacatatatgtatatgtatgtatccatgcatgtatatatatagtagatgaATGGAATCACTATTTTGACCGAAATTATGAAAGATCCAAGAATCGAAATCATTGATCCTTACAACTcagacatttaaaaaaagaatataaaattcatataaacttGAACAAATCACTCAATTTGCTAGggcttaaaagaaaaaaaaaaaatagttagtcTTTGATACACATTTCATACGGAGGTCTGCTAGCTGCCTGCTAAATcttagatatataaatatacgaTGACAAAGGTAATATATGCAGCAGATCCAAGAGCCTTACTGGAAGTTTGAGAAGAGAACAACAAGCTGGACCGATCACCAATGTCGACTAAGCCAAGGTAAGGTTTTGATCTTTCCCCGATCCCGGCCCTTAgatcaccccccccccccccccccccccccccccccccccccccccccccccccccccccccccccccccccttagATCTGCCTCTGCACCTCACCTGTAATAACCTTCTAATTTTATTCCTTAggactaaaatattttccagctagcacctttttttttttttttttctcggatTACTAACACGGTTTATACTCGATGATCCTTCCTTAGGTTGGAGGGCAAGGTTGCCCTCATCACAGGTGCAGCAAGTGGAATTGGCGAGGAGGCTGTCAGATTATTCGCGGAAAATGGTGCTTTTGTCGTTGTTGCTGATGTTCAAGACGAACTGGGTAATCAAGTTGCAGCATCAATAGGTCAAGACAGAGTGAGTTACCGCCATTGCGACGTCAGAGACGAGAAGCAAGTTGAGGAAACAGTGAGTTACACCTTGGAAAAATATGGCAGCCTGGATGTCTTGTTCAGCAACGCTGGAATTATAGGCCCTAAAACTGGCATCCTGGAGCTTGACATCAATGGCTTCGACGACACCATGGCCACAAACGTTCGTGGAGTGGCTGCAACAATCAAGCACGCAGCTCGTGCCATGGTGGGCAGAAACATACGCGGATCCATCATATGCACTACGAGCGTGGCTGCCTCGCTCGGGGAGCCGGCCCACATGCATATACAGTATCGAAACATGCCCTCGTTGGTCTTGTCCGGGCGGCCTGCAGCGAGCTTGGGGCTTCAGGGATCAGAGTCAACTGCATTTCCCCGTTTGGAATTGCAACACCTCTTTCGTGTATGGCTTACAATCTGCAGCCGGATGAGGTAGAAGCCAACAGCTGTGATGCAGCCAACTTGAAGGGCATTGTTTTGAAGGCAAGGCACGTTGCTGAGGCCGCTTTGTTTCTTGCTTCTGATGAATCTGCTTACATCAGTGGCCACAACTTGAGCTTGGATGGAGGATTCACTGTGGTTAATCAACGTTTTTCAGCGATCTAAAAAAACCTGCAGGGTTTTTGCAAGAAGCCAACATTTAATTATATTGTATGAATATTGGCTAGCTctgattgttttattttttatttttatttttcatcttccttgtaaaattgaaatgattttactTTTCGAAGTCAAACCTTATTACCGGGATTTCCCACGTGCATTTTCCTTGTAATCTGGAATTTTGTTATCATTTACTAGTGTTTCCAGTTCATATATCCATCAGTCTTGTCTGCTTATGTGTACATGTTGTAAGTACTTAAGCTGCCAGCTCTCTTGTTCTCCTCAACAAAGCCTGGTCTTCTCCATCTCATGATGTTCTGTCTCTCAACACGTACGTGTTTTTTGTTAagaattatgaataaaaatgatttattgcatacaaatcaaagaaaaaatctcCTATTTTTCTGTCCACATGAATGAATTAAAACAATGGAGTACTGGAGAAGAAAAAGGACAGATATTTATTTGCGGAAGAGTGAGTACTTAGGACCTTAATTAAGCATCTCAACATAGGTCATGTGGGTGGGTAGCAATTGATTTTTGCATCTTCATTGGAAGACATACACAAATGACTACTTCTACACTAATTTGGACAGCTCTTCATTTACCGACAGTGACTtgcgaatgaaaaaaaaaaacaaaaaatagaagaggacagtctttttatgtatttttaggTCAAGGATATGTAAGTTTTTTCCCCCCGAACATCATACGTCGAGAAAGATGCTTGTCACCAAATTAATTATCATCAACCATAGAACTCAGGgaagaaacatatatattaattaattaattaatgcaattTGCAAGAGAATACATGTTCACCCTATAAAAGTTCAAGCTGCTGTGTCCCAATTCAATGTTTGCAGTCTGAAAGAAGATATGCATGCTCATGTTGAGCAATTAATTATAACGTGCCAGTACTTGGGCTCATAAGTCATAAAGTGCTTTACTTGGGCTCATAAGTCATaaagttatagtgattaaaaaattgattaatcttatatacaattatatacAGTTATAGAGTACGTaagtatcgtataattattttaaaaaagagtaagatttattattaaaaaattatttttttatgtggatctcatatttatttacttttttttaaaataattacacaacaCTTACATATTTCACGACTAtacgtaacattactctaaaaaaataagactagtaataatttaatactacgTACGTTGTTTTCCTGATCAAATAGATAATTACTGGTTCTCGTTCTAgttcttttttccttcaatttgttTTAGCACCAAATCTTCAACTATGATTTGAAGGGACCCAATTAgagtttgaaaatgaaataaaaaaaaaaactatttacaaGCGTGGTTATTGACACCTGATGATCAGATACATGATTAGTGATGCGGAAATTTGTCACATGAtcaactaatatatattaatataaaatgtaatttaatttttataagtagaataGATCctgcaataaatattgtatttatatgtaaaactcgaacaaaattatgtataaaaaaaggATTTATTTGCAAACAAGACCAGTAAAACGTCCCTTGCAAATTTAATTTGTGGAAAATTTACATATACAAGTTCGAGCTTGCTTCTACTTACAAGAATTGAACATGCTGAGGTTGGGGTGATATGAAAGTTATCGATCTTATGTGGGAATTAACAAACTAAGTCAGTATTAAAGTCTCAGAAGAAACGGAATGGactgatttcttttttctttttgaaaggcCACCaatgacaaatatatatatatatatatatatatatatatatgtaatggtGGAGGTAACCGCGGGGAACTGCGGCGTACGTAACCACGTCCCACATGGCATTAAATGGAAAAGGCACTGTTTCCTTTTTTTGTCTCTCAAAATCATCTTTACTTCGTCTCACATTTGTTTCTTCGTCTTTTCCAAACATAGAAATAGTACTAGGGGTGCTATCCGCATAGTGCAGGACGGGGGCACCCCCTCCTTGCCCCCCACCCCGCACCATGCGGTTGGAGGGGTTTCATACCCCGCCCCGCTACCGGGGGGTGAGGTAGAAACCGCACCCCGCCCCGCCTCCCGCTCAACCCAtggtttaaaaatttttttagtctaaaaatttttttagactcaaattataatataatttaaagtataaattgaaatttatacattaaaaaaaatacaaactcattagagttatattttggattgtcttgACCTCTTAAGCCAACcattaacttgaagttgaattcaagtttttaacaaattgtatatatttatatacaatatatttatataaattacttatataaatattataaattataaatttttacattaaaaatgGGAGGAGTGCGAAGCAGGGGGCGGGGCCCCGTTGGGGTCAatccgccccccgcccccgcatggggtATTCCATGCGGGGCGAACGGGGCGGgaccccgctgcccacccctaaaaAATACCCCTTCGTCCTCCCCAAGCATAGAGAAGCTAAATCCTGATTCTCACATTTGTTCCTTCGTCTTCGTCTCACAATCTCACATTTGGAAACTCTGATAGTGGTGTTGGATCGTGTATTGGCACTTAACTATAACGAGGCAAGAGGTCCAGAAGTCGGAATCTATTGAATATAAGGATAAGAGATGAAGCTCActtgtattttttcaaaaaaataatttcttctgaTTCTAAATACCTctagagaggaaaaaagaatcAACTTGGTCTCCCATCTTGAACCCCTTGGGTGCCTTTTtcatttctgaaaattttgacCTTTTGGTTAGATATCTTGTCTAAGTTGATAGCAGGGAAGCTTACAAAATGAGAGACAACCGacgaatgattattttattttatttttctttttctttaaaggTTGATGGATATTATCTCATGAATTTGACTATTTCTTAGAACAAAAGAACTTTGAGCATTTCTCATACTCTTTTTTCAgcattttttttgtcttcttattttttgtctGGTTGCTTTTTTTCTATATACCATGTCTATTGAGGTTAATGCCACGTCAGCCGATTTCCCAACGATTCCCCACCCcggttgcatatatatatatatataaaagcatcaACCTCCACTAACCTTACAACTATGCAGGTTGACAAATAATGAAAGAAGGGttgaatatatatgaaaatttccCTTATCTGTACGACAATGATGAGCTTATATAGACTGGTAGAACTTCctagttgttttttgtttttttttttttttaatttataactttacaAATAATGTGATTGGAAATATATAATTGGAGAAAGACAAAGTAGACATGGTACATAGAATCTATAATATTTAaccaacatttaaatatatgcAACCAAACAATGATTTCTTtctagagcattggcattggattatataaatccaaaaaaaataaagaatttggATAATAGAGTCTAAAAATATACTGtattgaattatgcaaatgtaaaaaaaaataacttttaggtACAGTAAATTAGTATTGTGGGTCATATTTATATTTCACCGTAGGTAGaccaaatgaaataaaaagtattttctttaactctgaacacacacactctctctctctctgtcttccTGAACACTCTAAACTGTCTTTTAGAAATGAAATCATGCGGTCCCCTCTCTCTAAACTAggaactaaaatatttttccgaactcatttgatgaaaaaaattatgtttgagaaaGTTCTTGCAatgcaaaatttagaaaaaacaaaatatgtcCATGTAgttcttaatttagaaaaaaatttaatagaaaaaatattattattaaattaatagtattttattattattttatctaatagatggataatccaatgtgagaataaattttaagtaGAATAgtcaaatgcaaaatcatatgatattatgtaaattttgcatttgtataatccaatgaggatgctcttaagCATACTCATTGGCTTGTCCAAAATTGAAGGatgactaaaatttagataatttgtgTCAAAAAGACTCCACTTTGGATTGAgcatctctaaaataatttggaCTTCTGTTACAGTAGTTGACCAAAGATAGAGAAtcacaattgattcaccaaacattaaaatactaatttatcacTCCAACCACTTGTAGGTGTTTATGTAGGTgcagattttttattaacattgaAATGGATATGTTGCTAGATATTTAgttagtgaataagaaatttagataaaattttagataagtttaatctcaatttttggttattagcattaaatgacctttgaaaatatgatttttttaatattaatttgattagaatataattattattaatattaaatttgtagaattataaaatgtgatacaaatgaattaaataaaaaattattaatttaataatattttattattatatagagagtgaatggctaatccaatatgaggattgaatttaaaagaatgggtaaatgtaaaaaaaatgtgatattgactaaattttaaaaatacatttaaccAAACCAATAAAGATGTTTAGGGGTGGAACGGGTAAGTTTCTTTAGAATTAACCACcgaaaaagatttttttttttttttaaaaaaaaagaaaggaaaatactacTTGGACCTATATAAGAATTTATTGTAACTGCTCAACCTGGCACTgcttatattaaaagaaaagaaaaacaaaatgtaacactcattttttttctcaattgtgAGGCATGTTCTCTTTGGATC
This genomic interval from Juglans microcarpa x Juglans regia isolate MS1-56 chromosome 4D, Jm3101_v1.0, whole genome shotgun sequence contains the following:
- the LOC121260536 gene encoding LOW QUALITY PROTEIN: short-chain dehydrogenase reductase 3b-like (The sequence of the model RefSeq protein was modified relative to this genomic sequence to represent the inferred CDS: inserted 1 base in 1 codon), which produces MSTKPRLEGKVALITGAASGIGEEAVRLFAENGAFVVVADVQDELGNQVAASIGQDRVSYRHCDVRDEKQVEETVSYTLEKYGSLDVLFSNAGIIGPKTGILELDINGFDDTMATNVRGVAATIKHAARAMVGRNIRGSIICTTSVAASLXGAGPHAYTVSKHALVGLVRAACSELGASGIRVNCISPFGIATPLSCMAYNLQPDEVEANSCDAANLKGIVLKARHVAEAALFLASDESAYISGHNLSLDGGFTVVNQRFSAI